The proteins below are encoded in one region of Triticum aestivum cultivar Chinese Spring chromosome 1B, IWGSC CS RefSeq v2.1, whole genome shotgun sequence:
- the LOC123119649 gene encoding 3-ketoacyl-CoA thiolase 2, peroxisomal, with protein MEKALDRQRILLRHLEPAAGASPAASAISASACAAGESAAYHRGPCFADDVVIVAAYRTAICKAKRGSFKDTLPEDLLVPVFKALVDKTKLNPSEVGDIVVGTVLAPGSQRAIECRMAALYAGFPDTVPLKTVNRQCSSGLQAVADVAAAIKAGMYDIGIAAGVESMTVNKVDLIGKVNPKVELFAQARDCLLPMGLTSENVAQQFGITRMEQDQAAVESHRKAAAAVAAGKFKEEIVPVHTKIVDPKTGEEKEIVVSADDGIRSNTTLAVLSKLKPAFSKDGTTTAGNASQVSDGAGAVLLMRRDVATQKGLPILGIYRSFAAVGVDPAVMGVGPAVAIPAAVKAAGLQINDVDLFEINEAFASQYVYCSKKLDLDPAKVNVNGGAIALGHPLGATGARCVSTLLNEMKRQGKDCRFGVISMCIGSGMGAAAVFERGDAVDELTNARGVPSLNWLSKDTV; from the exons ATGGAGAAGGCGCTCGACAGGCAGAGGATCCTGCTGCGGCacctggagcccgcggccggcgcCAGCCCTGCCGCCTCCGCCATCTCC GCCAGCGCGTGCGCCGCGGGGGAGAGCGCCGCGTACCACCGGGGTCCCTGCTTCGCCGACGACGTCGTCATCGTCGC TGCCTATAGGACAGCAATCTGCAAGGCCAAGAGAGGTAGTTTCAAGGATACACTCCCTGAGGACCTCCTAGTGCCCGTATTCAAG GCTTTGGTGGATAAAACAAAGTTAAATCCGAGCGAAGTTGGCGACATTGTTGTTGGTACTGTTTTAGCTCCTGGGTCCCAAAGGGCAATAGAATGCAGGATGGCCGCGTTGTATGCGGGTTTCCCTG ACACGGTTCCTCTGAAGACTGTAAACCGGCAGTGCTCTTCTGGGCTTCAGGCAGTCgcagatgttgctgctgctataAAAGCAGGGATGTATGATATCG GTATTGCTGCTGGCGTAGAGTCCATGACAGTGAACAAAGTTGATCTTATTGGGAAAGTGAATCCCAAA GTTGAGCTATTTGCTCAAGCACGTGATTGCCTTCTCCCAATGGGCCTTACCTCTGAGAATGTTGCACAGCAATTTGGCATAACACGCATGGAGCAAGATCAAGCTGCT GTTGAGTCTCACAGGAAGGCAGCGGCGGCAGTTGCTGCTGGTAAATTTAAAGAAGAAATAGTTCCAGTTCATACAAAG ATCGTGGATCCAAAAACTGGTGAAGAAAAGGAGATTGTGGTCTCAGCAGATGATGGAATCCGATCGAATACCACACTGGCAGTCCTGTCAAAACTTAAACCAGCATTTTCTAAGGACGGGACCACTACTGCTG GAAATGCTAGCCAAGTAAGTGATGGAGCTGGAGCTGTCCTACTAATGAGGCGAGATGTTGCTACACAGAAGGGTCTTCCAATTCTTGGAATCTACAG GAGCTTTGCTGCAGTTGGAGTTGATCCAGCTGTGATGGGCGTTGGTCCTGCTGTTGCTATCCCAGCAGCAGTGAAGGCCGCGGGCCTTCAAATTAACGATGTTGACCTTTTTGAGATTAATGAG GCTTTTGCATCTCAGTATGTGTACTGCTCAAAAAAGTTGGATCTCGATCCCGCAAAAGTCAATGTTAATGGGGGTGCAATTGCTCTTGGACATCCATTGGGTGCCACAG GTGCGCGATGTGTCAGCACTCTTCTCAACGAGATGAAGCGCCAAGGCAAGGACTGCCGGTTTGGAGTGATTTCCATGTGCATAG GTTCCGGGATGGGTGCGGCCGCCGTTTTCGAGCGTGGAGATGCGGTGGATGAGCTGACGAATGCCCGAGGGGTGCCCTCGCTTAACTGGCTCTCCAAAGACACCGTGTAA